Proteins found in one Venturia canescens isolate UGA chromosome 8, ASM1945775v1, whole genome shotgun sequence genomic segment:
- the LOC122415035 gene encoding protein FAM117B-like isoform X2 — MSGSQRMRKSSPCSTTKQGPMRATLPVSSLLRQSRQGTSLRKSNSNSPTVSPTNANAWRASRNSPETSSSSGQRSPGSLSYKAKSKTLSGRCSDGLSGSQNIRRTASLDTIYLKGQWPRDSYYVHTSLLLVDKATQTDEWSSSEPRKLLARHPPEQNTTTDEKLKDKYIRQRLQRNKESTSSRTAAFGLIMPGGPPPALPGDHTVLLPSIASQTSMHNQFNLSTKASPMNIPVKPMRPPMRSSIEGLNQEIEGLVLKSAVNTNDPDHSTEDKYAKYREQMTPEGHRAPLADLLRATRSVNTQTPATDLPSSSYSSGGSRGSTPEQEREGRLGTSPHINKFLAREPPDGCEKVNLKFVEDARRPMIDLSKLDYCPKPCVAFQLKPSLGSAFLPLQQPASPTMMAAAAAAAAAAAASMSTSSHTTSATPPPNP, encoded by the exons ATGTCGGGATCGCAGCGTATGCGAAAGTCCTCGCCATGCTCGACTACCAAGCAAGGACCTATGCGTGCTACATTACCAGTCAGCTCCTTATTACGACAGAGCAGACAAGGCACCAGTTTACGAAAAAGCAACAGCAACAGTCCTACTGTCTCACCCACAAACGCTAACGCGTGGCGAGCGTCACGCAACTCGCCGGAGACATCGTCCTCGTCCGGACAACGAAGCCCCGGCTCCTTGTCTTACAAAG CCAAGTCTAAGACACTGAGCGGTCGTTGCAGCGACGGACTTAGCGGCAGCCAAAACATTCGTAGGACCGCCTCTTTGGacacaatttatttgaaaggACAATGGCCACGGGATTCTTATTATGTCCATACGAGTCTCTTACTCGTGGACAAAGCAACTCAg ACCGATGAATGGTCATCGAGTGAACCGCGAAAATTATTAGCGCGGCATCCACCCGAACAAAATACTACGACagacgaaaaattgaaggataaATACATAAGGCAGAGATTACAACGGAACAAAGAGAGCACAAGTAGCAGAACAGCAGCTTTTGGTCTCATTATGCCCGGGGGACCACCGCCTGCATTGCCAGGCGATCATACGGTACTATTGCCCAGTATTGCATCGCAGACATCAATGC ACAACCAATTCAACCTGAGTACAAAAGCGAGCCCGATGAACATACCCGTGAAACCGATGAGGCCGCCCATGCGATCGTCAATCGAAGGACTCAATCAAGAGATCGAGGGTCTCGTGCTCAAATCTGCTGTGAACACAAATGACCCTGATCATTCCACGGAAGACAAG TATGCGAAGTATCGTGAACAAATGACACCGGAAGGTCACAGAGCACCCCTGGCAGATCTCTTGAGAGCTACGCGAAGCGTAAACACTCAAACGCCAGCGACGGATCTTCCCTCCAGTTCGTACTCGTCGG GTGGAAGTCGTGGATCGACGCCAGAACAAGAGAGAGAAGGACGTCTCGGAACATCTCCCCATATCAATAAGTTCCTGGCGAGAGAACCTCCAGACGGTTGCGAGAAAGTTAATCTCAAGTTTGTCGAAGATGCcag GCGACCGATGATCGACCTGAGCAAGTTGGATTATTGTCCGAAGCCGTGCGTAGCATTCCAATTAAAACCAAGCTTGGGATCAGCGTTCCTGCCATTACAACAACCGGCGAGTCCAACGATGATGGCGGCGGCGGCAGCGGCAGCGGCGGCAGCAGCAGCGAGTATGTCGACATCCTCGCACACAACATCAGCGACACCACCCCCAAATCCATAG
- the LOC122414608 gene encoding myosin-11-like isoform X2, whose product MEEHGKRKVEDSKKNNNTEASTSRSSKVRKLNHPMENPQDTVTQILSHDAPKGSNLTQKLVSMWLGGSQGRDSLLTQEVRESIAVRESQQKCAEAESLLEKIQQKVQSAEVHITDLTKDLKSEKKTNARLIDKINSTAEMVTVITEHINCAIDTLERCRQQKDHLHNLYDNIILRQIADLANVKNHEESLKTRISELQAEVVSLNKKFNDIQSSCENKLKQKETELARVAAKCEVIQKNLEKVIEEKEEVSRALAIKENYNFDIQTKICAYENEVKNLTTQLTQVSTTLEIVNEKNLQLTNELECKISETLKLVDDLNHSKTKHFEEISSMKNMNRQLEEKLNCEYNERESLKQKLDETNELKNELAQQLEKLKDDTSLEIEEMKKRLEYVETDKMRIHEEDKQMMEQMERKYEAHVEKYELLLAEMKALENDHRNELSRMNESSSTAISSANVDVLRLQKQIDTLTREKEKQEIELRRVEDLLMRHTKSEMQLKRQVEQYKDEAAALTVTMTVASEQKKQQEAQNQENLNKIRNLELELVKLQFQQPKCNQNEPQVQTSDGEDQRDREPLPRKRTAPSTYQKSILKRGPKARKTRSSPTSPILPGNQRKITFLDVNSSSDTSPVKMFVNSNISSFDYFNL is encoded by the exons ATGGAGGAACACGGTAAAAGAAAAGTcgaagattcgaaaaaaaataataacactGAAGCGTCTACTTCACGATCGAGCAAAGTAAGGAAACTCAATCATCCGATGGAAAATCCGCAAGACACTGTCACACAGATATTATCTCACGATGCACCAAAGGGATCAAATCTTACTCAGAAATTAGTTTCCATGTGGCTCGGTGGATCTCAAGGTCGGGATTCTTTGCTCACTCAAGAG GTACGAGAGAGTATTGCTGTCAGGGAGAGTCAGCAAAAATGTGCAGAAGCTGAGAGTCTATTGGAAAAGATTCAGCAAAAGGTACAAAGTGCCGAGGTTCATATAACCGACTTGACCAAGGATctcaaatctgaaaaaaagacaaatgCAAGGTTGATCGATAA AATAAACTCAACTGCAGAAATGGTGACAGTGATAACGGAGCATATCAATTGCGCTATCGACACATTGGAAAGGTGTCGACAACAGAAAGATCATTTGCACAATCTTTATGACAACATTATTCTTCGTCAAATAGCTGATTTGGCAAATGTTAAAAATCATGAGGAGTCATTGAAAACTCGAATTTCCGAACTTCAAGCAGAAGTTGTTTCATTGAATAAGAAATTCAATGATATCCAATCTTCCTGTGAGAACAAACTGAAACAG aaaGAGACAGAACTTGCTCGAGTTGCTGCAAAATGCGAagttattcagaaaaatctggaaaaagTCATTGAAGAGAAGGAAGAAGTATCGAGAGCATTGGCGATAAAAGAGAACTATAATTTTGATATCCAAACAAAGATTTGTGCCTATGA AAATGAAGTGAAGAATCTGACTACTCAATTGACCCAAGTGTCAACCACTCTCGAAAtcgtgaacgagaaaaatttgcaattgaCGAATGAGTTGGAATGTAAAATTAGCGAG ACATTAAAACTTGTTGATGACTTGAATCACTCTAAAACTAAACACTTTGAAGAAATATCATCAATGAAAAACATGAATCGCCAGCTCGAGGAAAAACTTAATTGTGAATACAACGAAAGAGAAAGTCTTAAACAGAAATTGGACGAAACCAATGAGTTGAAGAACGAGCTtgctcaacaattggaaaagttaaaagaCGACACGTCTCTCGAAatcgaagaaatgaaaaaaagactcGAATACGTGGAAACTGACAAAATGCGAATACATGAAGAAGATAAACAGATGATGGAA caaatggaaagaaaatacgAAGCTCATGTAGAAAAATACGAGCTTTTGCTCGCAGAAATGAAGGCTCTGGAAAATGATCATCGGAACGAATTGTCTCGAATGAACGAGTCATCGAGCACGGCGATTTCAAGTGCGAACGTAGATGTGTTACGTCTGCAGAAGCAGATCGATACATTGACCCGCGAAAAAGAAAAGCAAGAGATTGAATTGCGACGTGTCGAAGATTTGCTGATGCGGCATACAAAATCGGAGATGCAATTGAAACGACAGGTTGAGCAGTACAAAGACGAAGCAGCAGCACTCACGGTTACGATGACAGTTGCATCTGAACAGAAAAAACAGCAGGAAGCCCAGAATCAGGAAAACCTTAATAAGATTAGAAACCTTGAGTTGGAGCTGGTCAAATTGCAATTTCAGCAGCCAAAATGCAATCAAAATGAACCGCAAGTGCAAACGTCCGATGGAGAGGATCAAcga GACCGAGAACCTCTCCCAAGAAAAAGAACAGCTCCTTCGACCTACCAAAAATCGATACTGAAACGTGGACCGAAAGCTCGAAAAACCCGTTCTTCACCGACTTCGCCAATTTTGCCAGGGAACCagagaaaaatcacttttttggaTGTCAACTCCTCTTCAGACACGAGTCCAGTGAAAATGTTTGTAAACTCGAACATCAGCTCG TTTGACTATTTCAATTTATAG
- the LOC122414608 gene encoding myosin-11-like isoform X1, producing MEEHGKRKVEDSKKNNNTEASTSRSSKVRKLNHPMENPQDTVTQILSHDAPKGSNLTQKLVSMWLGGSQGRDSLLTQEVRESIAVRESQQKCAEAESLLEKIQQKVQSAEVHITDLTKDLKSEKKTNARLIDKINSTAEMVTVITEHINCAIDTLERCRQQKDHLHNLYDNIILRQIADLANVKNHEESLKTRISELQAEVVSLNKKFNDIQSSCENKLKQKETELARVAAKCEVIQKNLEKVIEEKEEVSRALAIKENYNFDIQTKICAYENEVKNLTTQLTQVSTTLEIVNEKNLQLTNELECKISETLKLVDDLNHSKTKHFEEISSMKNMNRQLEEKLNCEYNERESLKQKLDETNELKNELAQQLEKLKDDTSLEIEEMKKRLEYVETDKMRIHEEDKQMMEQMERKYEAHVEKYELLLAEMKALENDHRNELSRMNESSSTAISSANVDVLRLQKQIDTLTREKEKQEIELRRVEDLLMRHTKSEMQLKRQVEQYKDEAAALTVTMTVASEQKKQQEAQNQENLNKIRNLELELVKLQFQQPKCNQNEPQVQTSDGEDQRDREPLPRKRTAPSTYQKSILKRGPKARKTRSSPTSPILPGNQRKITFLDVNSSSDTSPVKMFVNSNISSFKNDDEDMYDTISNIERSISQPLRLSQTKSQSLSQTQISGKKFFKSRASESK from the exons ATGGAGGAACACGGTAAAAGAAAAGTcgaagattcgaaaaaaaataataacactGAAGCGTCTACTTCACGATCGAGCAAAGTAAGGAAACTCAATCATCCGATGGAAAATCCGCAAGACACTGTCACACAGATATTATCTCACGATGCACCAAAGGGATCAAATCTTACTCAGAAATTAGTTTCCATGTGGCTCGGTGGATCTCAAGGTCGGGATTCTTTGCTCACTCAAGAG GTACGAGAGAGTATTGCTGTCAGGGAGAGTCAGCAAAAATGTGCAGAAGCTGAGAGTCTATTGGAAAAGATTCAGCAAAAGGTACAAAGTGCCGAGGTTCATATAACCGACTTGACCAAGGATctcaaatctgaaaaaaagacaaatgCAAGGTTGATCGATAA AATAAACTCAACTGCAGAAATGGTGACAGTGATAACGGAGCATATCAATTGCGCTATCGACACATTGGAAAGGTGTCGACAACAGAAAGATCATTTGCACAATCTTTATGACAACATTATTCTTCGTCAAATAGCTGATTTGGCAAATGTTAAAAATCATGAGGAGTCATTGAAAACTCGAATTTCCGAACTTCAAGCAGAAGTTGTTTCATTGAATAAGAAATTCAATGATATCCAATCTTCCTGTGAGAACAAACTGAAACAG aaaGAGACAGAACTTGCTCGAGTTGCTGCAAAATGCGAagttattcagaaaaatctggaaaaagTCATTGAAGAGAAGGAAGAAGTATCGAGAGCATTGGCGATAAAAGAGAACTATAATTTTGATATCCAAACAAAGATTTGTGCCTATGA AAATGAAGTGAAGAATCTGACTACTCAATTGACCCAAGTGTCAACCACTCTCGAAAtcgtgaacgagaaaaatttgcaattgaCGAATGAGTTGGAATGTAAAATTAGCGAG ACATTAAAACTTGTTGATGACTTGAATCACTCTAAAACTAAACACTTTGAAGAAATATCATCAATGAAAAACATGAATCGCCAGCTCGAGGAAAAACTTAATTGTGAATACAACGAAAGAGAAAGTCTTAAACAGAAATTGGACGAAACCAATGAGTTGAAGAACGAGCTtgctcaacaattggaaaagttaaaagaCGACACGTCTCTCGAAatcgaagaaatgaaaaaaagactcGAATACGTGGAAACTGACAAAATGCGAATACATGAAGAAGATAAACAGATGATGGAA caaatggaaagaaaatacgAAGCTCATGTAGAAAAATACGAGCTTTTGCTCGCAGAAATGAAGGCTCTGGAAAATGATCATCGGAACGAATTGTCTCGAATGAACGAGTCATCGAGCACGGCGATTTCAAGTGCGAACGTAGATGTGTTACGTCTGCAGAAGCAGATCGATACATTGACCCGCGAAAAAGAAAAGCAAGAGATTGAATTGCGACGTGTCGAAGATTTGCTGATGCGGCATACAAAATCGGAGATGCAATTGAAACGACAGGTTGAGCAGTACAAAGACGAAGCAGCAGCACTCACGGTTACGATGACAGTTGCATCTGAACAGAAAAAACAGCAGGAAGCCCAGAATCAGGAAAACCTTAATAAGATTAGAAACCTTGAGTTGGAGCTGGTCAAATTGCAATTTCAGCAGCCAAAATGCAATCAAAATGAACCGCAAGTGCAAACGTCCGATGGAGAGGATCAAcga GACCGAGAACCTCTCCCAAGAAAAAGAACAGCTCCTTCGACCTACCAAAAATCGATACTGAAACGTGGACCGAAAGCTCGAAAAACCCGTTCTTCACCGACTTCGCCAATTTTGCCAGGGAACCagagaaaaatcacttttttggaTGTCAACTCCTCTTCAGACACGAGTCCAGTGAAAATGTTTGTAAACTCGAACATCAGCTCG TTTAAAAATGATGACGAGGACATGTACGACACAATTTCGAACATTGAAAGAAGTATATCTCAACCGTTGCGACTCTCTCAAACGAAATCGCAAAGTCTTTCTCAA ACGCAAATCAGCGGGAAGAAATTCTTCAAGTCTCGAGCCAGTGAATCAAAGTGA
- the LOC122414610 gene encoding protein amalgam-like, giving the protein MRFFGSLRIASVIAIVFLSLAHCMPNKNAKDDDYAGDGEYDEDATIGNDDDDPSQPADAGPTGPIHVRSRNSTFKVRPGDTVEFPCLVDNAGDTVISWSRDTELLFVGDDPVNNDNHRFSHAPNSSLVLRNVEEKDAEYVYRCQILVQPPIEISHKLQVVDQPREPSNVVHVTPSRHIEVTEGFNTTFGCVTNIEPKPHIIWSHKGQRLHNGEEIGAGGNNITIKKATRHHAGLYQCLVDNGSEKLPHDAIEVIVKHKPVIEAEHETVHTGTGLKSTLTCIVHAHPRAKVTWHKNQKMINEKSGRRSFVDDKTRHSLVIEHISQHDFGQYHCVAKNQLGEASRMIELTGTPSRPRFHDGEYQEDQWIFLPKWHVESYAPITEYKLEYRSEGESEWKSASPRVYNGRGNQFTAEHALRDLQPGSYEVKLMAKNEYGWSQYSAVHTFRMEYAMENKPAGTTGGSATTQPLFALAGFLVFLLSSYQSNYL; this is encoded by the exons CTCATTGTATGCCGAACAAGAATGCAAAGGACGACGATTATGCAGGCGACGGGGAGTACGACGAGGACGCAACGATCGGTAACGACGATGATGATCCGAGCCAGCCAGCTGATGCTGGGCCCACTGGCCCCATACACGTTAGATCCAGAAATTCGACCTTCAAAGTCCGGCCTGGCGACACCGTTGAATTTCCTTGCCTTGTCGATAACGCAG GTGACACAGTAATCAGCTGGTCTCGCGATACCGAATTACTATTCGTCGGCGATGACCCTGTGAACAACGACAACCACCGATTCAGTCATGCTCCAAACTCGAGTCTTGTACTCCGTAACGTCGAAGAAAAAGATGCCGAGTACGTGTATCGTTGCCAGATCCTCGTCCAGCCGCCGATCGAAATTTCTCACAAACTGCAAGTGGTCGATCAACCGCGCGAACCCTCGAACGTTGTTCACGTTACCCCTTCGAGGCACATCGAAGTTACCGAAGGCTTCAACACGACTTTTGGCTGCGTCACGAACATCGAACCGAAACCCCACATAATCTGGTCGCACAAG GGCCAACGGCTCCACAACGGCGAAGAAATCGGAGCAGGCGGCAATAACATAACGATTAAAAAAGCGACAAGACACCACGCCGGACTGTATCAGTGTCTGGTTGACAACGGTTCCGAGAAGTTGCCGCACGATGCGATCGAAGTCATTGTCAAAC ataAACCCGTGATCGAAGCGGAGCACGAGACGGTGCATACCGGAACTGGATTGAAGTCGACCTTGACCTGCATCGTCCACGCTCACCCTCGTGCCAAAGTAACGTGGCATAAGAACCAAAAAATGATCAACGAGAAAAGTGGGCGTAGATCGTTTGTCGATGACAAAACACGACACTCTCTCGTCATCGAACATATTTCGCAGCATGACTTTGGACAGTATCATTGCGTTGCTAAGAATCAACTTGGAGAGGCGAGTCGAATGATCGAGCTCACAG GAACACCTTCGCGACCAAGATTTCACGATGGCGAATACCAAGAAGATCAATGGATCTTCCTTCCCAAATGGCATGTCGAAAGTTACGCACCAATAACCGAGTACAAA ttggaaTACCGTAGCGAAGGAGAATCGGAATGGAAATCAGCCAGTCCTCGAGTCTATAATGGTCGAGGGAATCAATTCACAGCCGAGCACGCTCTCAGAGATCTTCAACCCGGCTCGTACGAAGTCAAACTCATGGCGAAAAACGAATATGGATGGTCACAATATTCAGCAGTTCACACCTTCAGAATGG aatacgCTATGGAGAACAAACCAGCTG gGACAACTGGAGGGAGTGCAACGACCCAGCCACTTTTCGCACTGGCTGGTTTTCTCGTGTTTCTGTTATCGtcttatcagtcaaactaccTGTAA
- the LOC122415035 gene encoding glucocorticoid-induced transcript 1 protein-like isoform X1 → MSGSQRMRKSSPCSTTKQGPMRATLPVSSLLRQSRQGTSLRKSNSNSPTVSPTNANAWRASRNSPETSSSSGQRSPGSLSYKAKSKTLSGRCSDGLSGSQNIRRTASLDTIYLKGQWPRDSYYVHTSLLLVDKATQTDEWSSSEPRKLLARHPPEQNTTTDEKLKDKYIRQRLQRNKESTSSRTAAFGLIMPGGPPPALPGDHTVLLPSIASQTSMHNQFNLSTKASPMNIPVKPMRPPMRSSIEGLNQEIEGLVLKSAVNTNDPDHSTEDKYAKYREQMTPEGHRAPLADLLRATRSVNTQTPATDLPSSSYSSGPPSRNSESPLIPGVMDTSRPPSDLPQGGSRGSTPEQEREGRLGTSPHINKFLAREPPDGCEKVNLKFVEDARRPMIDLSKLDYCPKPCVAFQLKPSLGSAFLPLQQPASPTMMAAAAAAAAAAAASMSTSSHTTSATPPPNP, encoded by the exons ATGTCGGGATCGCAGCGTATGCGAAAGTCCTCGCCATGCTCGACTACCAAGCAAGGACCTATGCGTGCTACATTACCAGTCAGCTCCTTATTACGACAGAGCAGACAAGGCACCAGTTTACGAAAAAGCAACAGCAACAGTCCTACTGTCTCACCCACAAACGCTAACGCGTGGCGAGCGTCACGCAACTCGCCGGAGACATCGTCCTCGTCCGGACAACGAAGCCCCGGCTCCTTGTCTTACAAAG CCAAGTCTAAGACACTGAGCGGTCGTTGCAGCGACGGACTTAGCGGCAGCCAAAACATTCGTAGGACCGCCTCTTTGGacacaatttatttgaaaggACAATGGCCACGGGATTCTTATTATGTCCATACGAGTCTCTTACTCGTGGACAAAGCAACTCAg ACCGATGAATGGTCATCGAGTGAACCGCGAAAATTATTAGCGCGGCATCCACCCGAACAAAATACTACGACagacgaaaaattgaaggataaATACATAAGGCAGAGATTACAACGGAACAAAGAGAGCACAAGTAGCAGAACAGCAGCTTTTGGTCTCATTATGCCCGGGGGACCACCGCCTGCATTGCCAGGCGATCATACGGTACTATTGCCCAGTATTGCATCGCAGACATCAATGC ACAACCAATTCAACCTGAGTACAAAAGCGAGCCCGATGAACATACCCGTGAAACCGATGAGGCCGCCCATGCGATCGTCAATCGAAGGACTCAATCAAGAGATCGAGGGTCTCGTGCTCAAATCTGCTGTGAACACAAATGACCCTGATCATTCCACGGAAGACAAG TATGCGAAGTATCGTGAACAAATGACACCGGAAGGTCACAGAGCACCCCTGGCAGATCTCTTGAGAGCTACGCGAAGCGTAAACACTCAAACGCCAGCGACGGATCTTCCCTCCAGTTCGTACTCGTCGG GACCTCCGTCTAGGAATTCCGAATCTCCGCTGATCCCAGGTGTTATGGATACTTCCCGTCCACCTAGCGATCTCCCACAAG GTGGAAGTCGTGGATCGACGCCAGAACAAGAGAGAGAAGGACGTCTCGGAACATCTCCCCATATCAATAAGTTCCTGGCGAGAGAACCTCCAGACGGTTGCGAGAAAGTTAATCTCAAGTTTGTCGAAGATGCcag GCGACCGATGATCGACCTGAGCAAGTTGGATTATTGTCCGAAGCCGTGCGTAGCATTCCAATTAAAACCAAGCTTGGGATCAGCGTTCCTGCCATTACAACAACCGGCGAGTCCAACGATGATGGCGGCGGCGGCAGCGGCAGCGGCGGCAGCAGCAGCGAGTATGTCGACATCCTCGCACACAACATCAGCGACACCACCCCCAAATCCATAG